CTATCCACTGAGGGTTTCGTATATAGATATAGAGAGTCAAATGTAAAAGTTGCAAATTCATCAATTCATATTAACACTGTATATGTATGCGAGAGTTTGTACTATATGTCCCACAATACATGTACTCAGTTTGCAACAATCTAATGCATAAAATACATCATAACAAAGTTCCTTAAGGTGCGTACAATTTATTAGGGTTTCCAGtaagtttaattatttgagtGAAAAAATGACTCCACAGAAAATGACTTCCTCGCCTCTTTAAACACGCCATTTGGCATAATGACTAAGGTTtcaaaacattattttaaacaaaaagaagtacATTAGAAAAGGGACCGGTCACAATTTTCGCAGTAAATTTCTTCCTCAATTTGTTGTAATTTACCTGAAATAGTGGTAACGTCAGACGCATTCATAGGTAgcaattcaaatatataagtcGTAATTGACGTATAATGGCCTAACTCATTTGCACCTATTATAGAGTTTGTAACATGAAAATGCTATTGGTCAATAATTAACCAATAGTATAGTAAAATACCTCAAATTGTTGTAAGCCGTTATACCAATGCTTAGTAATCGTTCtcaataattgaaataatcTTGTAAGTCCTTATAAATGTCAAGTCATTAACTATCCTtcatatgtaataaatttatctcaaagtCTCGTCAGGTTGTATATCATAGTGTCCGTAACTTATTCCTAATATTACTCTAACTTATCTCCATTATTGTAACGTCCCTTTTATATTTCGTAAATTTAAGCCCCCTATCAGCATGCAGTTTTTCTCAAGCGCAATCCCAAAAATATACATGAACTTTTGCTTGTAGGATACGAATACCTAGACatttcaaaagaacaaaaaaaaaaaaaaaagccaccaaaTTATTTACCTGGGGAACAAATATCCCTATTGTTAAATTTTTGTCCAAGCTAGTCCACATGGCACATGACGAGGCTAAAGATAATGATTTAGAGATCCATATTAGTAGGAAAAATAGAATAGCCAAGGCATAATTTTTCtgtccccaaaaaaaaaaaataaaccacTTGCACTTTTGTCGTGGGACAAAAGTACCATCACTttccaaataatacaaaaaccaCCCATGAGCTTTTTACTCGAGGGACAAAAACACCAACCGTGTTTTCACAAAAAATCGAATAGCAATTGTGAAAAGGGCCGAAGATATTTTGTATACGGACTCAAGAGAGTCTAAGTGTCTACGAGGTAAACATGTGCATTCCTTTTGCAGCAAATACAGGGTCTTACAAAACGACATTTACTTAAACAAGTTCATATCGTAAGAAAAGAAGCAAGCTGATGTGACCGATTAGTAAAGAAACAAGTTGCAATGATATCCTGAAACGTAAATGAAGCAGATTAATCCCAATTAATTAAACGATGACAATTTAGAGAAACGGCATAATTTGACTTTTGCTGACTTGTCTACCATCCTTGAGTTCAAACGAACGTGCCTTTTAAATATGTCAACACTGTGAGCCAATGTCATGTGCCACATTAGATTCCATGGACTAGAAACTTAACGATAGAGTGGATAGAAGTTCACGATATTTTTCAGGTCATTGCAAAATTCATGATATATTTGTGCCCGAAATAAAAATTGGTGGGTTGCAAAGTCCCAAAGAAAAACTGAACTTTTGCCCATAGTTTACCGGCAAGACCCTTTTGACCATGGGTTTTTCGTAGATTTAAGGAAGGACCTTAATCTACAGTCTCatgatcaataaaaaatttcttttagtaTACATAGAttactatattttattaatttattcggGTGACTGGAATTTATTCCCTCTTAATCTAACGGTTGATAATGGAATCCCTGTATACAGAATTTCCCCCAAAATTACTTGAATATACAATTTTCAGTAATATCATGGCGAATTTTTGTTATTCGTACACGTGCTGTGAAAACTTGTTCCAAGCGAAATGTAATAATTCGACAATTATAGTGATTTCTGAAATATCAGGacggagagatggagagaggaggggagggaggaagagaCAGAAAGCCATTATAGGACATGGGACCATCGTCCTGTGCATAAATTCCCAGCGCTTTCGTGGACGACACGATCCGAGTCTGCCGCTGctttcctccctccctccccctctctctctctctctctctcatctttttcttctctctactTAGCTGAGCTGAGTGAGCTCCagttttctctttccttttcgcCCTCTTTCCCCTCAGCGAATGGAGATGGAAGATCACCACCAGTACACCGCGGCAGATTTGCGGCACCTCATCAACGCCCGTCCACCTCCACCCCCACCGCACATCCAGTCGATCTCCCCGCCTGAGCTAttctgcggcggcggcggccaccGGAACCCGACGCAGCACTTGGAGTCGATGATGATGGGTGGCGGCGGGCTTCACAACGGCCAACGCCAAGGCCACAACCATCAACACCACCACCAGTTTGGCCGTGATCATTCTTCTCCCTCTTCGGTCGCCATGGCTGGTGCGGCAGGGGGTTTAGAGAGTGAGAACGGCGGAAATGGGAGATGGCCTAGGCAGGAGACTCTCACGCTCCTCGAGATCAGGTCGAGGCTCGACTCTAGGTTTAAGGAGGCCAACCAAAAGGGTCCTCTTTGGGACGAAGTTTCAAGGTAATACCATACATTACATGTTATTCGTCACAGTACTCGTATTGCGTCGCACTGGCTATgcgagaagaaaaaaggaaagagaaaaacagTGAATCCTCTTAGTCACTCTCACCGTGACTCTGATTCTCTCAGTCTTTGGTTCAGAGAGAAGGAATGACATTTCTCAGTGCGATTAACTTTTTCGTGTGCGTCCATTTTCTTGGCCCTTGAGTCAGAAAACACCCCACACTCGGCTGGTTCAGTTCATTAGTTTTTTCTTGTTCGCTTTGTTCCTGCGGTTTCCTGCAAGAAATTGACTCATCGCTTGTGCGTgcctctttcattttcttctgggGCCGAAGATGCCAAAAGTGTGCTCGCACTGGTGTCTTTCGGAAAGCACCTATTGAGGCCGTGTTTTCATGTTTAAGTTccgtaaaaaataataatattaataaataaaaccatgtTTAAAAAGCTTCGTCTTTATCTTCTGCATCATCATGTGTTAAAGTTCCTGATTGATGATTTCTCTGAACCTTAATTACTTCTTCGCAGGATTATGTCGGAAGAACATGGGTATCAACGGAGCGGCAAGAAATGCAGGGAAAAATTCGAGAACTTGTACAAGTATTACAAGAAGACGAAGGAAGGAAAAGCGGGTAGGCAAGACGGTAAGCACTACAGGTTCTTTCGTCAGCTCGAAGCTCTCTACGGAGAGAACGCCAATTCGAATTCCATCCTCCAAGCTCCATCTCTTCCACACTCACTCCACTTTCATCCTCCACCCAACATCAATGATATTAACCAAGATGCGTCTCATCATCGTCATCCTCATCAACTGCAGAGACCGTGCGAAAGTCTCAGCCTCTCCAATTCCTCCGACTTTGACACCTCTTCGTCAGACGACAATGAAGAGGATGTGTCCGtggagaagggaaagaaggtaAGGAGAGGCAAAAGGGGTTGGAAGATAAAGATCAAGGAGTTCATCGACTCGCAGATGAGAAAGCTAGCAGACAGGCAAGAAGCGTGGCTGGAGAAAATGATGAAGGCCCTTGAGGAGAAAGAGCGCGAGAGAGAACTGAGAGAGGAGGAATGGAAGCAACAAGAAATGGCCCGGATCGAGAGAGAGCACAAGTTCTGGGAGAAAGAAAAGGCGTGGATCGAAGCTCGCGACGCCACTTTCATGGATGCGTTGCAGAAATTGACAGGGAGAGACCTGAAGTTTGTGCCTTCGCCTAATGAGCTCTTAGCGGCAGCTGAAATCCAAACCCATCAGAGCGATGGCCTCACCAAATGGAGTAAGGACTTCGACAATTTCAAGAAACGCAAGGACAACTCGCGGTGGTGTCATTATCCAAGCGGGAGCGATGAGGTCATGTACAACCAAGGAGGGTCAAATTGCGAAATAATTAAAGAGCAAGGACCGGAAAGTATGACCCGATCAGTTCAAATGAACAACGGTTCGAGCTCACCTTCTAATTCCAATGCGGGAAATGCAATGCAGGAGAGCTGCTTCCGCTTCATGATGGTTGAGGGAGATAATTTGTGGGAAAGCTACGGTATGAAGCTCACCAAGGGAGATCAGAACCAGTAGATCATCGATTATCGGCATTAGAGTGAGAGAGATTGTTGTAGGAGGATGGATTTGACAGTGATAGTGAGATGggattggataatttttagcAAGAAACTGACCCGGATGATGGATTAATTGTTGACGCGTGGTGGAAATTGCGAGGGAAATGGGCATTCCCGACGGCTATAACAAGAATGGacttatatgtatatatatctctctctgATGATTTTAGTTTGATAACGAAGATCTTTGAAATGGGAGATGCAGTTGCTCATAGAAGGCTAACAGGATCATTATCACTACCGACAACAGAAGATCTCTTTTCTAAAGTACGTATTATTCATGGTGCTCTCTTTCCGTGGTAGTTGTGGTTCTGAATGTGGATCATTGTTTTAGAATGGTTTAGTGTTCGTCTACCAAAGATCTCTAATATTTAGTGTTCAGGCTTTTATGGCTTGCAACATGCTTTGCCTGATGTCCTAGCATATTAATGTGCTTGTTGAGTCCTGCCTTTCGTTCTCATAAGAAGTTGTCTTTAGTTCGATTTGTACTTCTTGGAATCAGTAGTTTTTGCCATCTTCGTACAGTCCAATTGATGTGCATCATTGAGCGGCTTTCCAAGGTGCAACTGAGCTTAGCTGTAAGATTTTTGAACAATCTCAAGTTATAGGGGATCATATGCCAAGAATTTGGGATAAGTTCTCATCTTGGTTGGCAACAAAAAATATGTTCATACTCATTAAATCACCGATTTTTGGGTACATTCACCGTTGAGAAGCTACCTTATAATCATCTCATATATGTTTTCTTGTGTCAATTAGTGAtcatatttgaaaagaaaaatgaaagaaatggtCCTTATACTTTTCTACAATGTTtttagtccctaaacttttaattggtcaatttggtCCTTAAGATTTGTCCAATGTTTAATTTGCCCTTGACTCTTATTTATTCTATAATTACGTCCTTTTAACAAACTGAGCACCATTCTATTCTTCTGTCAAGTTTCTCAGTGAAATTTGCTGATGTGGAGGCATAATGTCCTTAACTTGCTTCTTTGTATTTGACCACGGCGTTGCTCATACATTTGATTTCTCTATAGTATCTTAGGGCTtcgtgaggagagagagaagaggcaCACAGTCGAAGTGAACTTTCCATTTTGAAGAATCACGTAGAGGATCGGCTAAAAAggatgaaaaatcaaaagccaCCAATGTCaacaaataacaaattaatGGTGTTATGTCTCCATATAAGCAAATGCTGTCAAGAAATCTGGCGATGGATTGAATCACCGATTAAAGAGTACAGAAGCAAAATGAGACAAAACAAAAGCGAGGGACTGGATTGAATATTTGGTAACAAGTTGAGGACGTAATTGCAAAAGCTAAAAATTCAAGGACAAAACTAAAACATTGGACAAAAGTATCAACATCATCCCTATTTAGACGCTCTTGCGTATGAATCCTAGGTGGGCGATAGTGCACTTAGATAAGTGATCTTGAGCTCAGTTAACTGTCTGCCATTTTCAGTATAGACACATAACTTTGGACTTTGGACTTTTATATACGGTCCAACATCTACATAGTAAATAGAACTCAAGCGCCAACACGTACACATTATATTATAAGAGACTGGCAATCCATTCAAGATCACACCGCCTTCTGTCCAGGAAAGAAAGACTTCTTCCTCCATTTACGATGAAGCACAGTTTATGTTTGCTGAAAAAGCAGTTGGAGATAACAAAATCCAGGATTAATGCCTCTCAGTTCTTGAATTGCCCGAGTTTAAGCTTTATCTAAATGGATTCTGTAACCATGCTTTTCCACAAAAGTAATAACTAAAAATCATCCATCGGGCATCATCATATTGAAGACTAATTGACTGAAACCACAAGAAGATCATCCTTTCTTTACCATTGACATGTACCGTGCTATCATTCTATGTTTATTTAACCTCTTCACACTGTTGTACCGTTGTTTAATCATGAAGATCACACCTTTGCAATGCaaaatgaaattagaaaaaGCGCAAAGAAACGAAATTCAGGGTGGTTAGAGAGAAGCTGAGCGCCTGAATCAACATAGATGTGGACTAATTGAGGGAACAATAATGGCCAATAAATGATCCAAGAGATTAAGAAACTTGTCATGGTACTGCTAGTTCAGGGAC
The sequence above is drawn from the Eucalyptus grandis isolate ANBG69807.140 chromosome 11, ASM1654582v1, whole genome shotgun sequence genome and encodes:
- the LOC104425667 gene encoding trihelix transcription factor PTL, whose translation is MEMEDHHQYTAADLRHLINARPPPPPPHIQSISPPELFCGGGGHRNPTQHLESMMMGGGGLHNGQRQGHNHQHHHQFGRDHSSPSSVAMAGAAGGLESENGGNGRWPRQETLTLLEIRSRLDSRFKEANQKGPLWDEVSRIMSEEHGYQRSGKKCREKFENLYKYYKKTKEGKAGRQDGKHYRFFRQLEALYGENANSNSILQAPSLPHSLHFHPPPNINDINQDASHHRHPHQLQRPCESLSLSNSSDFDTSSSDDNEEDVSVEKGKKVRRGKRGWKIKIKEFIDSQMRKLADRQEAWLEKMMKALEEKERERELREEEWKQQEMARIEREHKFWEKEKAWIEARDATFMDALQKLTGRDLKFVPSPNELLAAAEIQTHQSDGLTKWSKDFDNFKKRKDNSRWCHYPSGSDEVMYNQGGSNCEIIKEQGPESMTRSVQMNNGSSSPSNSNAGNAMQESCFRFMMVEGDNLWESYGMKLTKGDQNQ